A genomic window from Desulfovibrio gilichinskyi includes:
- a CDS encoding SPOR domain-containing protein — protein MAIRKIINGSDSSQEKKYNFSFTLAEVIGLCAGCVGALCAFFILGILLGRGYQPENDVPELAMMMPTQSANSSGEVKGGILKPEELLYMDNLKIKPETSVKPETAAKPEAKPAEKEITVKPETKVAPEPSAVKKDVAVAAPVKMDNSAASAPPVFDYLYQVASFGSESKAREFSGKLITDGLNASLAIGKSGSKTWYRVVVRHIGSAESTQSMRNVLAKYGIKKLMLKSKKAVK, from the coding sequence GTGGCTATCCGAAAAATAATAAACGGCTCAGATTCATCTCAAGAAAAAAAATATAATTTCTCCTTCACATTGGCGGAAGTCATTGGACTTTGCGCCGGGTGTGTTGGAGCCTTATGCGCTTTCTTTATACTCGGTATCCTGCTCGGCAGAGGGTATCAGCCTGAAAACGATGTGCCGGAACTGGCAATGATGATGCCTACCCAGTCAGCCAACAGCTCCGGAGAAGTAAAAGGCGGGATACTGAAGCCGGAAGAATTGCTGTATATGGATAACCTTAAGATAAAACCGGAAACCTCTGTTAAGCCTGAAACTGCCGCTAAACCGGAAGCAAAACCAGCTGAAAAAGAAATTACGGTAAAACCTGAAACAAAAGTTGCACCAGAACCTTCTGCGGTGAAAAAAGACGTTGCTGTCGCAGCTCCGGTGAAAATGGATAATTCGGCAGCGTCCGCGCCTCCTGTATTCGACTATCTCTATCAGGTCGCATCCTTCGGATCTGAAAGTAAAGCCAGAGAATTCAGCGGAAAACTTATCACTGACGGTCTGAACGCATCACTTGCAATAGGTAAAAGCGGAAGCAAAACTTGGTATAGAGTTGTCGTCAGACATATCGGATCAGCTGAAAGCACTCAGAGCATGCGAAATGTTCTGGCAAAATACGGCATTAAAAAACTGATGTTAAAAAGCAAAAAAGCAGTTAAATAA
- the argS gene encoding arginine--tRNA ligase, whose translation MKAKLHLQNVLSSILESKGWEWPEKAVLEPPRDKNFGDMSANIAMMLSKQAKMNPRAIAEEIKNELDNDLYIEKVDIAGPGFLNFTFSNSFWQNLIPEVLEKGADFGRSEIGKGIKVQVEYVSANPTGPLHIGHGRGAALGDCLVRILEFTGHKVEAEYYVNDAGRQMLILGNSIWVRLQQTEGRDIADPEDFYKGEYIIDIAKEVLALNPTILEMEEADSIAICRKYGMNQILEGIKKDLAAFDVRHDVWFSEESLVSAGKVEETFADLKARNMAYEKDGALWFKSTDLGDDKDRVLRKSNGDLTYFASDIAYHDDKYKRGFDKVVDIWGADHHGYIPRMQAAVEALGKKGQLEVILVQLVNLLRGGEQIAMSTRAGKFETLEDVVNEVGRDAARFMFLSRKSDSHLDFDLDLVKQKTMENPVYYVQYAHARICSVIRKAADEGIEVGASGQTLLTNLNNTEELGLLKLLDQFNDVVESAGEYMSPHTISYYLRDLAGALHRFYSMHHILSAEKEIIAARLLLLQAVAKTLANGLSLLGVSAPEKM comes from the coding sequence ATGAAAGCTAAACTTCACCTTCAAAACGTCCTAAGTTCTATTCTTGAAAGCAAAGGCTGGGAATGGCCGGAAAAAGCTGTTCTCGAACCACCTAGAGATAAGAATTTCGGTGACATGTCCGCCAATATTGCCATGATGCTTTCCAAGCAGGCAAAAATGAATCCTCGCGCCATTGCCGAAGAAATCAAGAACGAGCTGGACAATGACCTATATATTGAAAAAGTCGATATCGCAGGACCAGGCTTCCTGAACTTTACCTTTTCCAATTCCTTCTGGCAGAACCTCATCCCTGAAGTTCTCGAAAAAGGTGCTGATTTCGGACGTTCCGAAATAGGTAAAGGCATCAAAGTTCAGGTCGAATACGTCTCTGCCAACCCGACAGGACCTCTGCACATCGGTCATGGACGCGGCGCAGCTCTAGGTGACTGCCTTGTCCGTATTCTGGAATTCACCGGACATAAGGTTGAAGCAGAATACTACGTCAATGACGCCGGACGCCAGATGCTTATCCTCGGTAATTCTATCTGGGTAAGATTGCAGCAGACTGAAGGCCGTGACATTGCCGATCCTGAAGATTTTTATAAAGGCGAATACATCATTGATATCGCCAAAGAAGTGCTGGCACTCAACCCCACCATCCTTGAAATGGAAGAAGCTGATTCAATAGCTATCTGCCGCAAGTATGGAATGAATCAAATTCTCGAAGGTATCAAGAAAGACCTCGCAGCTTTTGATGTCCGCCATGATGTATGGTTCTCAGAAGAAAGCCTTGTTTCCGCCGGTAAAGTGGAAGAAACGTTTGCAGACCTCAAAGCAAGAAACATGGCCTATGAAAAAGACGGAGCACTCTGGTTCAAGAGTACCGACCTCGGTGACGATAAAGACCGCGTACTCCGTAAATCAAACGGCGACCTGACGTATTTTGCATCCGATATCGCCTACCATGACGATAAGTACAAACGCGGTTTCGACAAAGTCGTCGACATCTGGGGAGCAGACCATCACGGCTATATCCCGCGCATGCAGGCTGCTGTTGAAGCTCTAGGCAAAAAGGGACAGCTTGAAGTTATCCTTGTGCAGCTGGTTAATCTGCTGCGCGGCGGAGAACAGATTGCCATGTCCACCCGCGCCGGTAAATTTGAAACACTTGAAGACGTGGTTAATGAAGTTGGCCGCGACGCTGCCCGTTTCATGTTCCTGTCCCGCAAAAGCGACAGTCATCTTGATTTTGACCTTGATCTGGTCAAACAGAAAACCATGGAAAATCCAGTATATTATGTACAATACGCTCATGCGCGTATATGCTCAGTAATCCGCAAGGCTGCTGATGAAGGAATAGAAGTCGGTGCATCCGGCCAGACACTCCTTACCAACTTAAATAATACTGAAGAACTGGGTCTTCTGAAACTTCTCGATCAGTTTAATGATGTCGTTGAAAGTGCCGGTGAATATATGAGCCCGCATACCATCAGTTATTATCTGAGAGATCTTGCCGGTGCGCTGCATAGATTTTACTCAATGCATCATATTCTTTCCGCTGAGAAAGAAATTATCGCGGCGAGACTGCTCCTGCTGCAAGCCGTAGCAAAAACACTTGCCAATGGTTTGAGCCTGCTTGGAGTTTCCGCACCTGAAAAAATGTAA
- a CDS encoding YitT family protein produces MDPVINRFQKMSYSIPWNVALLTLGSFLTALAIKGVIISNAFLPSGISGLGLLLYYILPAVSPGMWIFLLNIPIFLIGWFFISRSFFLYSLYGMLTLSGFVELLPWTVSFHDKWLAVLAGGVVLGLGSGIALRSLGSTGGIGILQIFFREKLGIKAGQFSMGFNVVVLGIGTIWLSLNDVLYSLAMIYVSAAVIDVVQRLFNQRKMVLIITSFPEAVSGAIMTKHGRGTTLINARGGYTGQERTVVLTVVDSFRLKRLEATIYNIDPAAFVIIETTFSVLGKGFSVPR; encoded by the coding sequence TTGGACCCAGTTATAAATCGTTTTCAAAAGATGAGCTATTCTATTCCATGGAATGTAGCTCTTTTAACGTTAGGTTCTTTTTTAACAGCTCTTGCGATCAAGGGCGTAATTATTTCTAACGCTTTTCTACCCAGCGGTATCTCAGGCCTTGGGCTTTTGTTATATTATATTTTACCGGCAGTGTCTCCGGGAATGTGGATTTTCTTGCTGAATATACCTATATTCCTCATAGGCTGGTTTTTTATAAGCCGTTCGTTTTTTTTGTACAGTCTGTACGGGATGCTGACTCTGAGTGGATTTGTGGAACTTTTACCGTGGACGGTCAGCTTTCATGACAAGTGGCTGGCGGTTCTTGCTGGTGGTGTTGTTCTTGGGCTTGGTTCAGGTATCGCATTGCGTTCTCTGGGGTCCACTGGCGGAATTGGTATTTTACAGATTTTTTTCCGTGAAAAACTCGGGATAAAGGCTGGACAGTTTTCCATGGGCTTTAATGTTGTTGTCCTTGGAATCGGAACCATTTGGCTGAGTTTAAACGATGTGCTTTATTCTCTGGCAATGATTTATGTTTCTGCCGCCGTTATAGATGTTGTTCAGAGGTTGTTTAACCAGCGTAAGATGGTGCTGATCATAACCTCATTTCCAGAGGCTGTTTCCGGCGCAATAATGACAAAACATGGTCGGGGCACTACTTTGATCAATGCTCGCGGCGGCTATACCGGACAGGAACGCACTGTTGTGCTGACCGTTGTGGATTCTTTCAGGCTTAAAAGGCTTGAGGCAACAATATACAATATTGATCCGGCTGCGTTCGTAATAATTGAAACAACTTTCAGCGTGCTCGGAAAGGGATTTTCCGTGCCGAGGTAG
- a CDS encoding SAM hydrolase/SAM-dependent halogenase family protein: protein MSRTIALLTDFGLDDPYVGQMKGVFADKAPDSKIIDVSHGIAPFCISQASFFLAAAIKHFPADTVFVTVVDPGVGSGRRIIAAELGGCVVVAPDNGIIELAEAGYSGSVIVTDLSLAASQMRSSSTFHGRDIFAPIGADIACGKSLETFGPKLPLRDVVRIGLKKPLWMENGVEAIVLHRDRFGNLVLNIPDSKVMPERMSILGKNPCAGINTGCVRRASCYAELESDVLGLIVGSQGFYELALCQRAAAEKLNFGPGDSIVLKWGSA from the coding sequence ATGAGCAGAACCATTGCGCTTTTAACTGATTTCGGGCTGGACGATCCATATGTAGGTCAGATGAAGGGGGTTTTTGCTGATAAGGCTCCTGATTCAAAGATCATTGATGTCAGTCATGGTATTGCTCCTTTTTGTATTTCGCAGGCTTCTTTTTTCTTAGCCGCAGCTATAAAACATTTTCCGGCTGATACTGTTTTTGTCACCGTGGTTGATCCGGGAGTCGGGAGCGGGCGTAGAATAATTGCGGCAGAGCTTGGCGGTTGCGTTGTTGTTGCACCTGATAACGGCATTATAGAACTTGCCGAGGCTGGCTATAGCGGCTCTGTAATTGTTACGGATCTCAGCCTCGCCGCCAGTCAGATGCGAAGTTCTTCCACATTTCACGGGCGGGATATTTTTGCGCCGATTGGAGCGGATATAGCTTGTGGAAAATCTCTTGAAACATTCGGACCGAAACTGCCGCTTCGTGACGTGGTGAGGATAGGACTGAAGAAACCGCTATGGATGGAAAACGGAGTTGAAGCTATTGTTTTGCACAGGGACAGGTTCGGGAATCTGGTGCTTAATATTCCGGACAGTAAGGTTATGCCTGAGCGAATGTCTATACTGGGGAAGAATCCGTGTGCCGGCATCAATACAGGGTGTGTCAGGCGGGCCTCCTGTTACGCGGAGCTCGAATCAGATGTTCTCGGCTTGATTGTCGGGAGTCAGGGGTTTTATGAACTAGCTCTTTGTCAGAGAGCCGCAGCGGAAAAGCTTAATTTCGGGCCGGGAGATTCAATTGTGCTTAAGTGGGGCAGTGCATGA
- a CDS encoding adenosylcobinamide-GDP ribazoletransferase, which translates to MIGVFFRDFLMTLGFMTRLGPILDIEPEDLGRTVKWFPLSGLVLGLVIAFPFYLGLFAGKFWIQAWLTVAASVYFTRGLHFDGIADIADGAGPYPDKQRFWRIIKDSCCGVFGVLALIIAFTGQLICFYYVFEANKLGVVLWVFVVGRLGNTLMCMLGKSIARPGQGALFMRGADFFSIFFAFVTTVVAGMFVVDFNIQILTYLLTAVCLLFLYRLAKKVDGANGDFLGGAVVLSELSALLAFVAHY; encoded by the coding sequence ATGATAGGTGTTTTTTTTCGTGATTTTTTGATGACTCTGGGCTTTATGACAAGGCTCGGGCCTATACTCGATATTGAGCCGGAAGATTTAGGACGTACCGTTAAATGGTTCCCTTTAAGCGGCCTTGTATTAGGGCTTGTGATCGCTTTTCCATTTTATTTAGGATTGTTTGCGGGAAAGTTCTGGATTCAAGCGTGGCTTACGGTTGCGGCTTCAGTTTATTTTACACGCGGATTACATTTTGATGGTATTGCAGACATTGCGGATGGCGCGGGGCCTTATCCGGATAAGCAGAGATTCTGGAGAATTATAAAAGACAGCTGCTGCGGAGTCTTTGGCGTTCTTGCTCTAATTATTGCTTTTACCGGACAACTCATTTGTTTTTATTATGTATTTGAAGCAAATAAGTTAGGGGTTGTCCTTTGGGTCTTTGTTGTTGGAAGGCTCGGGAATACTTTAATGTGCATGCTCGGTAAATCTATAGCAAGACCAGGGCAGGGCGCGCTTTTTATGCGCGGCGCAGATTTCTTTTCTATTTTCTTTGCATTTGTTACAACCGTTGTAGCAGGAATGTTTGTTGTTGATTTTAACATTCAGATTCTGACTTATTTACTTACTGCAGTATGTCTCTTGTTTTTATATAGACTGGCGAAAAAGGTTGACGGCGCAAATGGAGATTTTTTAGGCGGGGCTGTTGTTCTTTCCGAGTTGTCTGCTTTGCTTGCCTTTGTTGCTCATTATTAG
- a CDS encoding sensor histidine kinase → MNELPTLNKFGEQLDLLKQLSECGEIKKASVEAQSIFENYVTIRDMFLRQEDELFAANLALDESEEKVEILEKKLKQALTAYNSDFGLFRKFCRSLDYANKLKNISELPEMLKLITAELGVHRVSIVLDRKLCEGLPDSGIPSFFLKGCARFIDATLRKADNRIFIGPISRMMRPDIFFGDPDMSPESGGSCFAFGLMDKYRPEEMIGLLSIYDPSASRFNTEMGTDFLEHFCSSIASTIIDVINHQKAILLREDVNRITHHDLKTPLNAVINLPHLLLVDEDNVEKREMIKGIQDSGYRMLGLINRSYDVYRMEAGSYLLDPENVDLIKIIQRIEFDLIDLIESKKSALQIIVNKEKWNGEDGFYLKGEELLLFSMLANLLKNGFEATPDGQNVTVTLFEGEKISISIHNYGTVPASIRKTFFEKYSTEGKIGGTGLGTYSASLIAKVHGGKIEMSSSDEEGTLVTVKI, encoded by the coding sequence ATGAATGAGTTGCCAACGCTTAATAAGTTTGGAGAACAGCTTGATCTGCTAAAACAGCTTTCTGAGTGTGGCGAAATAAAAAAAGCCTCAGTTGAAGCCCAGTCTATTTTTGAGAATTATGTAACTATACGTGATATGTTTTTGCGACAGGAAGATGAGCTGTTTGCTGCAAATTTAGCCCTTGATGAGAGCGAAGAGAAAGTAGAAATACTGGAAAAAAAGTTGAAGCAGGCTCTTACTGCCTACAATTCTGATTTTGGATTATTTCGTAAGTTTTGCCGCTCGCTTGATTATGCAAACAAACTCAAAAATATTTCTGAACTGCCTGAGATGTTAAAGCTGATTACTGCAGAGCTGGGAGTCCACAGGGTTTCAATTGTTCTGGATCGTAAACTTTGTGAAGGGTTGCCTGATTCCGGGATCCCTTCATTTTTTTTGAAAGGATGTGCCCGCTTTATTGATGCAACTTTGAGAAAAGCAGATAACCGAATCTTTATAGGGCCGATTTCACGTATGATGCGCCCGGATATCTTTTTCGGTGATCCTGATATGAGCCCTGAAAGCGGCGGTTCATGCTTTGCCTTCGGCTTGATGGATAAATACAGACCTGAGGAAATGATAGGACTTCTCTCCATTTATGATCCTTCTGCCAGCAGATTCAACACAGAGATGGGAACTGATTTTCTGGAACATTTCTGTAGCTCTATAGCTTCCACGATAATAGATGTAATTAATCATCAGAAGGCAATACTTTTAAGAGAAGACGTGAACAGAATAACGCATCATGATCTCAAGACTCCGCTTAATGCGGTAATAAATTTACCTCACTTACTGCTTGTTGATGAAGATAATGTTGAAAAAAGAGAAATGATAAAGGGTATACAGGATTCCGGATATCGTATGCTTGGTCTTATCAACAGGTCTTATGATGTATATAGAATGGAAGCAGGAAGTTATCTTCTTGATCCTGAAAATGTCGATTTAATTAAGATTATACAGCGAATAGAATTTGATCTTATAGATTTGATTGAATCTAAAAAGTCTGCGTTGCAAATTATTGTGAATAAAGAAAAATGGAATGGTGAAGACGGTTTTTATCTTAAAGGTGAAGAGCTGCTCCTGTTTTCAATGCTTGCTAATCTTTTAAAAAACGGATTCGAAGCCACTCCCGATGGGCAAAATGTAACGGTTACCCTTTTCGAAGGCGAAAAAATATCCATTTCTATACATAATTACGGGACTGTTCCCGCTTCAATACGGAAAACTTTTTTTGAAAAATATTCAACAGAAGGCAAGATCGGCGGAACAGGTCTTGGAACCTATTCAGCCAGTCTTATTGCCAAAGTTCATGGAGGGAAAATCGAAATGAGCTCCTCTGATGAAGAAGGAACTCTTGTTACTGTGAAAATTTGA
- a CDS encoding methyl-accepting chemotaxis protein, whose product MFKRLLFCLASVLVLMILAMTFQKNILISLSIQAVAILFLMAAVFFVIKKVIHPIKLLNAQVKSISEGNFETGSNSNYICELGTLEHEVNKLSDMLNKKIGMSESMLSSIMTPMGVVGKDGNIIWLNESILKLLEIDGNSDKFIGTDFSVFFYGTKQETVSEKSLKEKKKLFAKTQVTSRKGNIKYISIAASPIFDTRGNLIGGFTTIMDFTNIKVKEDFITAQNEKIAKGVSDASKISEQLAKASETIKAEVNISSEGTREQRFMTEEVSSAMEQMNITITDVSKNANDTAHMARQTQTTAKNGTKLVSDVIDVMHNVTKNAQNLKNEMATLETHSNGISSIMQTISDIADQTNLLALNAAIEAARAGTAGLGFSVVADEIRKLAEKTMVATKDVGHYIASIQSSSNQSTEATTETLLSIKEASRICDEAGKALEQILGFSQNTADQVDNIAAAAEQQSIASGEVNNALDEVNKIAAKTADSMNKAAESVSDLAQLATELDHNMNAMQKQEKA is encoded by the coding sequence ATGTTTAAACGGTTACTCTTTTGTCTTGCGTCAGTTCTCGTGCTCATGATTCTTGCAATGACTTTTCAAAAAAATATTCTGATATCTTTATCAATTCAGGCTGTTGCTATCTTATTTCTTATGGCAGCAGTTTTTTTTGTTATAAAAAAAGTCATTCATCCTATTAAACTTCTGAATGCTCAAGTTAAAAGTATTTCAGAAGGAAATTTTGAAACTGGCAGCAACAGTAATTATATATGCGAACTTGGGACACTGGAACATGAAGTAAACAAACTCAGTGACATGTTGAATAAAAAAATTGGAATGAGTGAATCCATGCTTTCCAGTATTATGACCCCGATGGGAGTCGTAGGGAAAGACGGAAATATTATCTGGTTAAATGAAAGCATTCTGAAGCTACTGGAAATAGATGGCAACTCGGACAAATTTATCGGAACTGATTTCTCAGTCTTCTTCTATGGAACTAAGCAGGAGACTGTTTCAGAAAAAAGCCTCAAAGAGAAGAAAAAGCTATTTGCAAAAACACAGGTAACAAGCCGTAAAGGCAATATTAAATACATATCCATTGCGGCGTCCCCTATATTTGATACCCGCGGGAATCTTATCGGTGGTTTTACCACTATTATGGACTTCACCAATATAAAAGTAAAAGAAGATTTTATCACTGCGCAAAACGAAAAAATTGCAAAAGGTGTGTCTGATGCTAGCAAAATATCAGAGCAGCTTGCCAAGGCTTCGGAAACAATCAAAGCGGAAGTGAATATTTCCAGCGAAGGCACGCGTGAACAGCGTTTCATGACAGAAGAAGTCTCATCCGCCATGGAACAGATGAATATAACAATTACAGATGTTTCAAAGAATGCAAATGATACAGCACATATGGCCAGACAAACTCAAACAACAGCAAAAAATGGAACCAAGCTTGTCAGTGACGTTATTGACGTCATGCATAATGTTACTAAAAATGCCCAGAACTTAAAAAATGAAATGGCAACTCTAGAAACTCACAGCAACGGAATATCCTCCATTATGCAAACCATTTCAGATATTGCCGATCAAACAAACCTGTTGGCACTTAATGCGGCTATTGAGGCTGCCCGTGCCGGAACTGCCGGACTCGGTTTTTCAGTGGTAGCTGATGAGATTCGAAAACTTGCTGAAAAAACTATGGTAGCAACAAAAGATGTCGGACATTACATAGCATCTATTCAATCCAGTTCTAATCAGAGCACTGAAGCGACAACTGAAACTTTGCTCAGCATAAAAGAAGCGTCAAGGATTTGCGATGAGGCTGGAAAAGCGTTAGAACAGATACTTGGATTTTCCCAAAATACAGCAGACCAAGTTGACAACATTGCAGCAGCAGCCGAACAGCAATCAATAGCAAGCGGAGAAGTCAACAACGCACTTGATGAAGTAAATAAAATTGCAGCCAAGACAGCAGATTCGATGAATAAAGCAGCTGAATCTGTCTCTGATTTAGCCCAATTAGCAACTGAACTGGATCATAATATGAATGCAATGCAGAAACAGGAAAAGGCTTAG
- a CDS encoding cache domain-containing protein, translating to MFKSMRAIILIFAAGLVIVTTAGITFFAQNEVTKSVYQTEWSSAQALLNSTMLNVTNEYQSLLFAEKAAISRRKKEIKSIVEIAYEAVSFNYKKYKKGLLTEKEAKVRSIEQVKNMRYNDGVGYVWINNTLRPLPRIIMHPLLPELDGKIADDERFTDPNGVNNNIMSTFREIAEKNGDGYVKYFGSKQTANGLTEELPKISYVKLFKGWNWVIGSGVYIDDVDVEVSKRFEAMLMELRNSLTQVKLGKSGYIFIFAGNKKMIVHPKILGMTGATLKNQVTGRLLINELIEASQKGGVHEYLWNKYPDHIGEYKFKKRTYVRYFKPLDWYVCSSIYVGELEEPGIILRNKIIFLSLGFLAFALVLATILSRRIVRPLLELTTASRAVREKGMAAANIPVNGPTETKELGIVINQMINSIKLGLNEKENLMSALENGNRQLHFTNEYLEAEITEHAQAKEELLKLRNHLKNIIDSMPSVLVGVDNTDLVTHWNSGAENVTGISYDQAQGRPLSEVFPELAQELKQAKKTSRDGKAYERVRTPRKINNKMHYENISIYPLVENSMEEGTVIRLDDVTERVQIEEIMIQTEKMMSVGGLAAGMAHEINNPLGGILQGAQNIERRFSPSLPDNIKTAEKLGISLEAMMSYMEERKILKMLKNIREAAERAAVIMLNMLDFSRKTDIRHTSCQMSNLVEKSIALAEQDYDLKKKFDFKQIKIVREYEPDLPLIVCAPTEIEQVLLNLLGNAAHAMSTIEKPESPSQITIRVRREENYVTTEVEDNGPGMDEQTRKRAFEPFFTTKPKGIGTGLGLSVSYFIITQNHGGTFTVDSIHGKGTKFIFQLPTNR from the coding sequence ATGTTCAAATCCATGAGAGCAATCATACTCATTTTTGCAGCCGGGCTTGTTATTGTCACAACCGCCGGAATAACTTTTTTTGCTCAAAATGAAGTTACAAAATCGGTATATCAGACAGAATGGAGCAGCGCTCAAGCTCTTCTGAACTCTACAATGCTCAACGTCACAAATGAATATCAAAGCTTACTTTTTGCCGAAAAAGCCGCCATTTCCAGACGTAAAAAAGAGATAAAATCAATTGTAGAAATTGCATATGAAGCGGTCTCATTCAACTACAAAAAATATAAAAAGGGATTATTAACCGAGAAAGAAGCCAAAGTTCGCAGCATAGAACAAGTTAAAAACATGCGTTATAATGACGGGGTGGGTTATGTCTGGATTAACAATACATTAAGACCTCTACCTCGGATAATCATGCATCCTTTGCTGCCTGAATTAGACGGTAAAATTGCAGATGATGAACGCTTCACTGACCCCAATGGAGTGAACAATAACATAATGTCCACTTTTCGGGAGATCGCTGAAAAAAACGGGGACGGATATGTAAAATACTTCGGATCAAAACAGACTGCAAACGGGCTTACTGAAGAACTTCCTAAAATTTCATATGTTAAACTCTTCAAAGGATGGAACTGGGTAATAGGCTCCGGAGTTTATATTGATGATGTTGACGTGGAAGTCAGTAAACGATTTGAAGCAATGCTCATGGAACTACGAAACTCCTTAACACAGGTAAAACTAGGCAAAAGCGGTTACATCTTTATTTTTGCTGGGAACAAAAAGATGATTGTCCATCCTAAAATTTTAGGTATGACCGGAGCAACATTAAAAAACCAAGTAACAGGCAGACTTTTAATCAATGAATTAATAGAAGCATCACAAAAAGGAGGAGTGCATGAGTATCTTTGGAACAAATATCCAGATCACATCGGCGAATATAAATTTAAAAAGCGCACCTACGTCAGGTATTTCAAACCGCTGGACTGGTATGTATGCTCCTCTATCTATGTGGGAGAACTGGAAGAACCAGGAATAATCTTAAGAAATAAAATTATTTTTCTTTCTCTGGGATTCCTTGCTTTTGCCCTTGTTTTGGCCACCATACTTTCAAGAAGAATTGTGCGCCCTCTTTTGGAATTGACGACAGCCAGCCGTGCCGTCAGAGAAAAAGGCATGGCTGCGGCAAATATCCCAGTTAACGGCCCTACAGAAACCAAAGAACTCGGAATCGTCATCAACCAAATGATTAATTCAATTAAGCTAGGTCTTAATGAAAAAGAAAATCTGATGAGCGCGTTAGAGAACGGCAACCGGCAATTACATTTTACAAACGAATATCTTGAAGCAGAAATAACCGAGCACGCGCAGGCCAAAGAAGAACTGTTAAAACTCCGTAATCACCTTAAAAACATTATAGATTCCATGCCTTCAGTGCTCGTAGGAGTCGACAACACAGACCTTGTCACTCATTGGAATTCAGGTGCGGAGAACGTTACAGGTATCTCTTACGATCAGGCTCAGGGACGCCCGCTCAGCGAAGTTTTTCCCGAACTGGCTCAAGAATTAAAACAAGCTAAGAAGACATCCCGAGACGGAAAAGCATATGAACGTGTGCGCACCCCGCGTAAAATTAACAACAAGATGCACTATGAAAATATCTCAATCTATCCATTAGTTGAAAACAGCATGGAAGAAGGGACCGTTATACGACTGGATGACGTTACTGAACGCGTCCAGATAGAAGAGATTATGATCCAGACAGAAAAAATGATGTCTGTAGGAGGGCTTGCGGCAGGCATGGCCCATGAAATAAATAATCCTCTCGGAGGAATTCTCCAGGGCGCACAGAATATTGAGCGACGTTTCTCACCAAGTTTGCCAGATAATATTAAAACAGCTGAAAAACTCGGTATATCTCTTGAGGCAATGATGAGTTATATGGAAGAACGCAAGATTTTAAAAATGCTCAAAAATATCCGTGAAGCCGCCGAGCGAGCCGCCGTAATCATGTTAAATATGCTCGATTTCAGCCGCAAAACGGATATACGGCACACATCATGCCAAATGAGTAATCTTGTAGAGAAATCCATTGCACTGGCAGAGCAGGATTATGATCTGAAGAAAAAATTCGACTTTAAACAGATAAAAATTGTTCGGGAATACGAGCCGGACCTTCCTCTCATCGTTTGCGCGCCGACTGAAATTGAACAAGTGCTGCTAAACCTTTTGGGCAATGCCGCGCATGCTATGAGCACAATAGAAAAGCCTGAATCACCATCACAGATAACCATCAGAGTAAGACGGGAAGAAAATTACGTAACAACTGAAGTTGAAGATAACGGCCCTGGTATGGACGAGCAAACCCGCAAGAGAGCTTTTGAACCGTTTTTTACGACAAAACCTAAAGGAATAGGAACAGGCCTGGGATTATCAGTTTCATATTTCATTATAACCCAAAACCACGGCGGAACCTTCACAGTCGACTCTATCCATGGAAAAGGAACCAAGTTTATTTTTCAGTTGCCAACAAACCGCTAA
- a CDS encoding pyridoxamine 5'-phosphate oxidase family protein produces the protein MANEKEKTATCLELIRSNNILVLSTLGGPEPHSSLMTYASSEDGSEIYMVSRKNSKKWINIERNPSVSLLIDDRDVKLEKRSGEIKALTISGEHIPVTSHRERADIIKLISDKNPHIAPLFSGPECEIIRIKTNYFQLLDGPEKFFSTERLA, from the coding sequence ATGGCAAATGAAAAAGAAAAAACAGCAACCTGCCTTGAACTGATCAGAAGCAATAATATTCTGGTGCTCTCTACGCTCGGTGGTCCGGAACCGCATTCCTCGCTTATGACTTATGCCAGTTCGGAAGACGGCTCTGAAATCTATATGGTCAGCCGTAAAAACAGCAAAAAATGGATAAATATTGAAAGAAATCCAAGCGTAAGCCTGCTTATTGATGACCGGGACGTAAAGCTTGAAAAAAGAAGCGGGGAAATAAAAGCTCTGACAATATCAGGTGAACATATTCCCGTCACATCTCATCGCGAACGAGCTGATATTATAAAACTTATTTCTGATAAAAATCCGCACATCGCCCCTCTGTTTTCCGGGCCTGAGTGTGAAATAATCAGAATAAAAACAAACTATTTTCAACTGCTTGATGGCCCTGAAAAATTTTTTTCAACCGAAAGATTAGCATAA